Proteins encoded together in one Streptomyces sp. NBC_01216 window:
- a CDS encoding AurF N-oxygenase family protein has product MTALTAQDLSLLRDALGPLRDREQVAERLLESSRKHSFDPDTELDWEAPPEDGKWFWPPELVSLYDTPLWRRMSEEQRMDLARHEAASLASLGIWFEIILMQLLVRHIYDKSVTSKHVRYALTEIADECRHSMMFARMIEKGGTPSYPVPRIYHNLARVLKTVSTTPGSFASTLLGEEILDWMQRLTFPDERVQTLVRGVTRIHVVEEARHVRYAREELRRQMVTAPRWEQEFTRLSCGEAARVFSVCFVNPRVYENVGLDRREAVAQVRASGHRREVMQSGARRLTDFLDDIGVLRGPGRRLWKSSGLLA; this is encoded by the coding sequence ATGACCGCCTTGACCGCACAGGACCTCAGCCTCCTCCGGGACGCCCTCGGTCCCCTCCGCGACCGGGAACAGGTCGCGGAACGGCTCCTCGAGTCCTCCCGCAAGCACTCCTTCGATCCCGACACCGAACTCGACTGGGAGGCGCCCCCCGAGGACGGCAAGTGGTTCTGGCCGCCGGAGCTGGTCTCCCTGTACGACACCCCGCTCTGGAGGCGGATGTCGGAGGAACAGCGGATGGACCTCGCCCGGCACGAGGCGGCCTCGCTCGCCTCGCTGGGCATCTGGTTCGAGATCATCCTCATGCAGCTGCTCGTCCGGCACATCTACGACAAGTCCGTGACCAGCAAGCACGTGCGCTACGCGCTCACGGAGATAGCGGACGAGTGCCGGCACTCCATGATGTTCGCCCGGATGATCGAGAAGGGCGGCACACCCAGCTATCCCGTGCCGAGGATCTACCACAACCTCGCCCGCGTCCTGAAGACCGTCTCGACGACGCCCGGGTCCTTCGCCTCCACCCTCCTCGGCGAAGAGATCCTCGACTGGATGCAGCGGCTGACCTTCCCCGACGAGCGGGTGCAGACGCTGGTGCGCGGGGTGACCCGCATCCACGTGGTCGAGGAGGCCCGGCACGTCCGGTACGCCCGCGAGGAACTGCGCCGCCAGATGGTGACCGCACCCCGCTGGGAGCAGGAGTTCACCCGGCTGAGCTGCGGGGAGGCCGCGCGCGTCTTCTCCGTCTGCTTCGTGAACCCCCGGGTGTACGAGAACGTCGGCCTGGACCGGCGGGAGGCGGTCGCCCAGGTCCGGGCGAGCGGCCACCGCCGTGAGGTCATGCAGTCGGGCGCGAGGCGCCTGACGGACTTCCTCGACGACATCGGCGTCCTGCGCGGGCCGGGGCGGCGGCTGTGGAAGTCCTCGGGACTCCTGGCCTGA
- a CDS encoding DUF742 domain-containing protein, protein MTSVPSAYHAHKLPVRGEARRPARVRPYSVTGGRTRFGHVLLVETFVAALDAAPERRALTDGGLARGLMPEMRAIVEICRRMRTVAEISALLKMPLGVVRVLLSDLADQGKIRVYGTGHGTGRPDRALLERVLSGLRRL, encoded by the coding sequence GTGACGTCCGTGCCGTCCGCGTACCACGCGCACAAGCTGCCGGTCCGTGGGGAGGCCCGGCGCCCCGCGCGGGTCCGCCCGTACTCGGTCACCGGCGGCCGGACCCGCTTCGGACACGTCCTGCTCGTCGAGACCTTCGTGGCCGCTCTCGACGCGGCGCCCGAGCGCAGGGCGCTCACGGACGGCGGGCTCGCCCGCGGCCTCATGCCCGAGATGCGGGCCATCGTCGAGATCTGCCGCCGGATGCGTACCGTCGCGGAGATCTCGGCGCTCCTGAAGATGCCGCTGGGGGTCGTCCGGGTCCTCCTGAGCGACCTCGCAGACCAGGGAAAGATCCGTGTGTACGGGACCGGCCACGGCACCGGCCGGCCCGACCGCGCGCTCCTCGAAAGGGTGCTGAGTGGACTCCGCCGTCTCTGA
- a CDS encoding GTP-binding protein translates to MDSAVSDVLADSETPATAGIPAQPDAGRPEPAAEEGSQDWQLDHTRAPIATKVVVAGGFGVGKTTFVRAVSEITPLQTEALMTQASEETDDLSATPDKLTTTVAMDFGRVTLDDDLVLYVFGTPGQQRFWFMWDDLVRGAIGAIVLADTRRLTDCFPALDYFESCGLPYIVAVNHFEGTELFEAEDVREALTVPPHVPVVIMDARKRYSVVESLLAMVSHALEATPE, encoded by the coding sequence GTGGACTCCGCCGTCTCTGACGTCCTCGCCGACTCCGAAACACCGGCCACCGCCGGGATACCCGCCCAGCCCGATGCCGGCCGCCCGGAACCGGCCGCCGAGGAGGGCTCCCAGGACTGGCAGCTCGACCACACCCGGGCCCCGATCGCGACCAAGGTCGTCGTGGCGGGCGGCTTCGGCGTCGGCAAGACCACCTTCGTCCGCGCCGTCTCGGAGATCACCCCGCTCCAGACCGAGGCGCTGATGACCCAGGCGAGCGAGGAGACCGACGACCTCTCCGCGACGCCCGACAAACTGACCACCACGGTGGCGATGGACTTCGGCCGCGTCACCCTGGACGACGACCTGGTGCTCTACGTCTTCGGCACACCGGGACAGCAGCGCTTCTGGTTCATGTGGGACGACCTGGTGCGCGGGGCGATCGGGGCCATCGTGCTGGCCGACACCCGGCGGCTGACGGACTGCTTCCCGGCCCTCGACTACTTCGAGAGCTGCGGGCTGCCCTACATCGTCGCCGTGAACCACTTCGAGGGGACCGAACTGTTCGAGGCCGAGGACGTCCGCGAGGCCCTGACGGTGCCCCCGCACGTACCCGTCGTGATCATGGACGCGCGCAAGCGGTACAGCGTGGTCGAGTCCCTGCTCGCGATGGTCTCCCACGCGCTCGAAGCCACCCCTGAATAA
- a CDS encoding ferritin-like domain-containing protein, whose amino-acid sequence MSTYGLYTSAPEDPVWTVPATGSARFGWEYADGRDRLLALYQKGKDKQWDGATRVDWHLEVDPRDPLGTPDEVLTLHGTRHWARMTERDKGELRKHYAAWQFSQFLHGEQGAMICAARIVESVPDLDAKFYSATQAMDEARHAEVYGRFLHEKIGMLYPVNDHLRGLLGDTLRDSRWDMPYLGMQVLIEGLALAAFGMIRDTTDKPLPKQILAYVMQDEARHVAFGRMALRDYYRQLSDAELREREEFVIEGCHLMRDRLRGVEVLENFGIPRKEAEELSERSEFLHLFRKLLFSRIVPCVKDIGLWGPRLQRAYLDMGVFDLGDSNLDLLMTQDEEIAERLDRERFAAEERERVREVTETIGRGAADT is encoded by the coding sequence GTGTCGACGTACGGCCTTTACACGAGCGCCCCGGAAGACCCCGTCTGGACGGTGCCGGCGACCGGTTCGGCCCGCTTCGGCTGGGAGTACGCCGACGGCCGTGACCGCCTGCTCGCGCTCTACCAGAAGGGCAAGGACAAGCAGTGGGACGGCGCCACACGTGTCGACTGGCACCTGGAGGTCGACCCCCGCGACCCGCTGGGCACCCCGGACGAGGTGCTGACCCTCCACGGCACGCGTCACTGGGCCCGCATGACGGAACGGGACAAGGGGGAGTTGCGCAAGCACTACGCGGCCTGGCAGTTCAGCCAGTTCCTGCACGGCGAGCAGGGGGCGATGATCTGCGCGGCCCGGATCGTCGAGTCCGTGCCGGACCTCGACGCCAAGTTCTACTCCGCGACGCAGGCGATGGACGAGGCCCGGCACGCGGAGGTCTACGGACGCTTCCTGCACGAGAAGATCGGCATGCTGTACCCGGTCAACGACCATCTCCGGGGCCTGCTCGGCGACACCCTCCGGGACTCCCGCTGGGACATGCCCTACCTCGGCATGCAGGTGCTGATCGAGGGCCTCGCGCTCGCCGCCTTCGGCATGATCCGCGACACGACGGACAAGCCGCTGCCGAAGCAGATCCTGGCCTATGTGATGCAGGACGAGGCCCGGCACGTCGCCTTCGGCCGGATGGCGCTGCGTGACTACTACCGGCAGTTGTCGGACGCCGAACTCCGCGAACGCGAGGAGTTCGTGATCGAGGGCTGTCACCTCATGCGGGACCGGCTGCGCGGGGTCGAGGTCCTGGAGAACTTCGGCATCCCGAGGAAGGAGGCCGAGGAGCTGAGCGAGCGGAGCGAGTTCCTGCACCTGTTCCGCAAGCTGCTCTTCAGCCGGATCGTCCCGTGCGTCAAGGACATCGGCCTGTGGGGACCGCGACTCCAGCGGGCCTACCTCGACATGGGCGTCTTCGACCTCGGGGACTCGAACCTGGACCTGCTGATGACCCAGGACGAGGAGATCGCGGAGCGGCTGGACCGGGAGCGCTTCGCGGCGGAGGAGCGGGAGCGGGTGCGCGAGGTCACGGAGACCATCGGCCG
- a CDS encoding TetR/AcrR family transcriptional regulator: MTRSPVPPASPASPAPAPPGPAYRRLSVEERRTQLLGAALTLFAHRAPDEVSLDDVAEAAGVSRPLVYRYFPGGKQQLYEAALRSSADALEHCFTEPPAGPPTERLARVLDRYLAFVDQHDTGFSALLRGGCVAETSRTTAIVDEVRRAAAEQILVHLSVARPGARLRMMVRTWIAAVEAASLIWLDEEKQPPADELRDWLVDHLVALLAATAATDAETAEVVGRLLTLESPEGPVGSLARRVTPVVSEAAHLI; the protein is encoded by the coding sequence ATGACCAGGAGCCCCGTCCCGCCCGCGTCCCCCGCGTCGCCCGCCCCGGCGCCGCCGGGACCCGCGTATCGCCGGCTGAGCGTCGAGGAGCGCAGGACCCAGCTCCTCGGCGCCGCCCTCACACTCTTCGCGCACCGCGCGCCGGATGAGGTCTCCCTCGACGACGTCGCGGAGGCGGCGGGCGTCTCCCGGCCGCTCGTCTACCGCTACTTCCCCGGCGGCAAGCAGCAGCTGTACGAAGCGGCCCTGCGCTCCTCCGCCGACGCGCTGGAGCACTGCTTCACCGAGCCGCCCGCCGGCCCGCCGACCGAGCGCCTGGCCCGGGTACTGGACCGCTATCTGGCCTTCGTCGACCAGCACGACACCGGGTTCAGCGCACTGCTGCGCGGCGGGTGCGTCGCCGAGACCTCCCGGACCACCGCGATCGTCGACGAGGTGCGACGGGCCGCGGCGGAACAGATCCTCGTCCACCTGAGCGTCGCGCGGCCCGGAGCCCGGCTGCGCATGATGGTCCGGACGTGGATCGCCGCCGTCGAGGCCGCCTCGCTGATCTGGCTCGACGAGGAGAAGCAGCCGCCGGCGGACGAGCTGCGGGACTGGCTGGTCGACCACCTCGTCGCCCTGCTCGCCGCGACCGCCGCGACCGACGCGGAGACGGCGGAGGTGGTCGGACGCCTCCTGACGCTGGAGTCTCCCGAGGGCCCGGTGGGGTCGCTGGCCCGAAGAGTGACCCCCGTGGTGAGCGAGGCCGCACACCTCATATGA
- a CDS encoding C40 family peptidase: MSGTLLRTVCTGMLATTALSGVLTGTGPASAGTAATTTVDAEDLPPSGGDSVATLLTRLQTLYRQAEEATESFNAAEEALKAQTADTRRISAALTAARRALSQGHDAAGRMARQQYQGRSELSSYLELLLTRDPQHAMDQGRLMARAARERATALTRLEEAERTADALASASRKALDRQQTLAEQQRLRRNEVRTRLAEVERLLATLSADQLAGLAERERAQTAGAQRELLGSGVLDGTRTPSAEGGEALRFAVRQIGKPYLWGAEGPEAYDCSGLTSRAWASAGRDIPRTSQEQWRTLPKVPLSELRPGDLVVYFPGATHVALYLGGGLVVQAPRPGARVKVSPIAANPPLGAVRPDPSGVPLPAFTPPVLPAGATEGSDEGFGGP, encoded by the coding sequence GTGTCAGGAACGCTGCTGCGCACGGTCTGCACGGGGATGCTCGCGACGACGGCCCTGTCGGGGGTCCTGACCGGGACGGGGCCGGCTTCGGCCGGCACCGCCGCGACGACCACCGTCGACGCCGAGGACCTGCCGCCTTCCGGCGGGGACTCCGTGGCCACCCTGCTCACCCGGCTCCAGACGCTCTACCGGCAGGCCGAGGAGGCCACGGAGAGCTTCAACGCCGCCGAGGAGGCCCTGAAGGCCCAGACCGCCGACACCCGCAGGATCAGCGCCGCCCTCACGGCCGCGCGCCGGGCGCTGTCCCAGGGGCACGACGCGGCAGGACGGATGGCCCGGCAGCAGTACCAGGGACGTTCGGAGCTCTCCTCCTACCTGGAGCTGCTGCTCACCCGCGATCCCCAGCACGCCATGGACCAGGGCCGTCTGATGGCCCGTGCGGCACGCGAGCGGGCCACCGCCCTCACCAGGCTCGAGGAGGCGGAGAGGACGGCGGACGCGCTCGCGAGCGCCTCCCGCAAGGCCCTGGACCGGCAGCAGACCCTGGCCGAGCAGCAGCGGCTGCGGCGGAACGAGGTGCGGACCAGACTCGCGGAGGTCGAGCGGCTGCTGGCGACGCTCTCCGCGGACCAGCTGGCGGGCCTGGCCGAGCGGGAGCGGGCACAGACGGCCGGTGCCCAGCGCGAACTGCTCGGCTCCGGAGTCCTGGACGGCACCCGGACACCGTCGGCGGAGGGCGGCGAGGCACTGCGCTTCGCGGTCCGCCAGATCGGCAAGCCGTACCTGTGGGGCGCCGAGGGCCCGGAGGCGTACGACTGCTCGGGGCTCACCTCCCGGGCGTGGGCGAGCGCCGGCCGGGACATCCCCAGGACGAGCCAGGAGCAGTGGCGGACGCTGCCGAAGGTGCCGTTGAGTGAACTGCGGCCCGGGGACCTGGTCGTGTACTTCCCCGGAGCCACGCACGTGGCGCTCTATCTCGGGGGCGGCCTCGTCGTCCAGGCGCCGCGCCCGGGTGCCCGGGTCAAGGTCTCGCCGATCGCGGCGAACCCCCCGCTCGGCGCGGTCCGGCCGGACCCGTCGGGCGTCCCGCTCCCGGCGTTCACCCCGCCCGTGCTCCCGGCGGGTGCCACTGAGGGCTCCGACGAGGGCTTCGGCGGGCCCTGA
- a CDS encoding roadblock/LC7 domain-containing protein, which yields MTATGTFGLSTEARNLHWLLGNLVEEVPGVRSVAVVSSDGLLLLSSDPTPQGPAATPGERPGGPRGSSADLATIVSGIGSLTIGAARLMDGGGVKQTMVAMEEGSVFVMSISDGSLLGVHATPDCDMSVVAYHMALFVGRAGHVLTPELRSELRKSMESTQ from the coding sequence TTGACTGCGACCGGAACATTCGGACTGAGCACGGAAGCCCGCAACCTGCACTGGCTGCTGGGCAATCTCGTCGAGGAGGTGCCAGGGGTCCGCTCCGTCGCCGTGGTCTCGTCCGACGGGCTGCTGCTGCTCTCGTCCGACCCGACCCCGCAGGGCCCCGCCGCCACCCCGGGAGAGCGCCCCGGCGGTCCCCGGGGCTCCAGCGCCGACCTGGCGACCATCGTCTCCGGCATCGGCAGCCTGACCATCGGCGCCGCCCGGCTGATGGACGGCGGCGGCGTCAAACAGACCATGGTGGCCATGGAGGAGGGCAGCGTCTTCGTCATGTCGATCAGTGACGGCTCGCTGCTCGGGGTCCACGCCACACCCGACTGCGACATGAGCGTCGTCGCCTACCACATGGCGCTCTTCGTCGGCCGCGCCGGACACGTACTCACCCCCGAACTCCGCAGTGAGCTGCGCAAATCGATGGAGAGCACCCAGTGA
- a CDS encoding styrene monooxygenase/indole monooxygenase family protein: protein MRKILIVGAGQSGLQLALGLQSQGYEVTLMSNRTADEIRSGRVMSTQCMFDTALQHERDLGIDFWESQAPRIEGLGVSVAAPDSTRAVDWVGRLDGFAQSVDQRVKMAGWMETFAQRGGQLVIHGAAVSDLDYFARGYDLVLIAAGKGELVSMFGRDAARSPFSEPQRALAVAYVHGLGPRPEHPDFDAVRCNLVPGVGELFVMPTLTISGRADILFWEGVPGGPLDVFRGVKDPSEHLALTLELMERFTPWEYSRATKVELTDANATLAGRYAPTVRTPIGRLPGGGLVLGVADVVVANDPITGQGSNSAAKCAAAYLAAIVENGEKPFDESWMQATFDRYWDTARHVTKWTNAMLGVPPEHVLGLIGAAGGLQPVADRFANGFDDPADFENFFFDPEKTTAYLASVSGA from the coding sequence ATGCGGAAGATACTCATCGTCGGAGCCGGCCAGTCCGGTCTTCAGCTCGCCCTCGGACTCCAGTCGCAGGGGTACGAGGTCACCCTCATGTCCAACCGCACGGCGGACGAGATCCGGTCCGGCCGGGTCATGTCCACGCAGTGCATGTTCGACACCGCGCTCCAGCACGAGCGCGACCTCGGCATCGACTTCTGGGAGTCCCAGGCCCCGCGGATCGAGGGGCTCGGAGTGTCCGTGGCCGCACCCGACTCCACGCGGGCCGTCGACTGGGTCGGCAGGCTCGACGGATTCGCCCAGTCCGTCGACCAGCGCGTGAAGATGGCCGGCTGGATGGAGACCTTCGCCCAGCGCGGCGGTCAGCTCGTGATACACGGCGCCGCCGTCTCCGACCTGGACTACTTCGCCCGCGGCTACGACCTGGTGCTCATCGCGGCCGGCAAGGGCGAACTGGTCTCCATGTTCGGCCGGGACGCCGCCCGCTCCCCGTTCAGCGAGCCGCAGCGCGCCCTGGCCGTCGCCTACGTCCACGGTCTCGGACCGCGCCCCGAGCACCCGGACTTCGACGCGGTGCGCTGCAACCTCGTCCCGGGCGTCGGCGAGCTGTTCGTGATGCCGACCCTGACGATCAGCGGCCGGGCGGACATCCTCTTCTGGGAGGGTGTCCCCGGCGGCCCGCTCGACGTCTTCCGGGGCGTCAAGGACCCCTCCGAGCACCTGGCGCTGACGCTGGAGCTGATGGAGCGGTTCACGCCGTGGGAGTACTCCCGTGCCACCAAGGTCGAACTGACCGACGCCAACGCCACCCTGGCCGGGCGCTACGCCCCGACCGTCCGCACCCCGATCGGCCGCCTGCCCGGCGGCGGGCTGGTCCTGGGCGTCGCGGACGTGGTCGTGGCCAACGACCCGATCACCGGCCAGGGCTCCAACTCCGCCGCCAAGTGCGCCGCCGCGTACCTCGCCGCCATCGTCGAGAACGGTGAGAAGCCCTTCGACGAGAGCTGGATGCAGGCCACGTTCGACCGCTACTGGGACACCGCGCGGCACGTCACGAAGTGGACGAACGCCATGCTGGGTGTCCCGCCCGAGCACGTCCTCGGGCTGATCGGCGCGGCGGGCGGGCTCCAGCCGGTCGCGGACCGCTTCGCGAACGGCTTCGACGACCCGGCGGACTTCGAGAACTTCTTCTTCGACCCCGAGAAGACGACGGCGTATCTGGCCTCCGTCTCCGGCGCCTGA